In the genome of Bremerella sp. JC817, one region contains:
- a CDS encoding SIMPL domain-containing protein (The SIMPL domain is named for its presence in mouse protein SIMPL (signalling molecule that associates with mouse pelle-like kinase). Bacterial member BP26, from Brucella, was shown to assemble into a channel-like structure, while YggE from E. coli has been associated with resistance to oxidative stress.) — MRTAFLKVSAVATVACLLLVSGPQSTFGEEARLLRSNGTSVIKRLPQELVVTIEFLARDKSVKEAVAKLESRKKTAEGLLKTLDANMESMQFTMPSTSNRSSQKMEELQAMFQENVRRSGSEMPEGLKLPKSVNVSSTLTVRWPLPEGSPTELLLVVSELKQKIEEADIASTKDEEPNLAEQEMMAEAEAMGYSSYRSRSSEEVEPGTPKFSFRCQLADEDRQQGLKDAFKKARASAEELASAAGMKVARLSNLESNVRGASVEMNEYYGYPGGYGRGMGMPSTDDGLTAESPLFGELEFHFSVGAAFEMVAAPN, encoded by the coding sequence ATGAGAACCGCATTTCTTAAGGTATCTGCAGTCGCTACGGTGGCCTGTTTATTATTGGTTAGTGGCCCGCAATCGACATTCGGTGAAGAAGCTCGGTTGCTCCGGTCCAATGGCACATCTGTAATCAAGCGGTTGCCGCAGGAACTGGTGGTGACCATCGAGTTTCTCGCACGCGATAAGTCGGTGAAGGAAGCGGTTGCCAAGCTCGAAAGCCGCAAGAAGACTGCCGAAGGCTTGCTCAAGACGTTGGATGCCAACATGGAGTCGATGCAGTTTACCATGCCATCGACATCCAATCGTTCCAGCCAAAAGATGGAAGAGTTGCAAGCGATGTTCCAGGAAAACGTTCGTCGCAGCGGATCGGAAATGCCGGAAGGCCTCAAGCTGCCGAAGTCGGTTAATGTGAGCTCGACGTTGACAGTCCGTTGGCCTCTGCCTGAAGGATCGCCAACGGAATTATTGTTGGTAGTCAGTGAGCTGAAGCAAAAAATCGAGGAAGCGGATATCGCCAGTACCAAAGATGAAGAGCCGAATCTGGCCGAGCAGGAAATGATGGCGGAGGCCGAGGCGATGGGGTACAGTTCGTACCGATCGCGTTCCAGCGAAGAGGTCGAACCAGGCACGCCGAAGTTCAGCTTCCGCTGCCAACTTGCGGACGAAGATCGTCAGCAGGGGCTGAAGGATGCTTTCAAGAAGGCTCGGGCAAGTGCCGAGGAACTGGCGAGTGCTGCGGGAATGAAGGTAGCCCGCCTGAGCAATCTCGAGTCGAACGTCCGTGGTGCATCAGTCGAGATGAACGAATACTACGGCTACCCTGGCGGCTACGGACGCGGGATGGGGATGCCTTCGACAGACGATGGCTTGACGGCGGAGAGCCCTTTGTTTGGCGAACTCGAGTTTCACTTTTCGGTCGGGGCAGCCTTCGAGATGGTCGCCGCTCCGAATTAA